In one Acidobacteriota bacterium genomic region, the following are encoded:
- a CDS encoding ATP-binding protein, translating into MVSFEAAQQQSYETAEATVSQRPYGFARPLASAPPGIEGLPHGAYTCGEEHLWDELRRIDQLVRAQTLRWRLTIGESKPERLWGMVHVTDAEVERFLQSDFLRPGDLPAEIEREMAVYWQAADEIAASIQTRCQNSPPPIELRLRRIERLFSLSPFERDVLLVCLLPELDGRYRRLFGYLLDDASRTRPTVELVTQILHPVARQVVTARTAFESAEPLLAQRLIVLGNEAYGDETLPMRSLRCDDRIANYLLGGDAVDSRIKDVLSIADCTAERSGEASPQWDGLIADQQHVKRVKHLAEWWRQERAERCARATILLHGSYGSGRRKVAHAFCAAAQTPLLVADVGAALRTGDWERTVDLCFREAMLRDAAVYWAGCESLLDRQQQSDQPNSQSHHWDHLVAAAERFRGLTFFASRTAWDPANRFHESSFLRLDFQTPDYALRQQIWQRHLPGAENFAEPAPDRSALAGTLANAFQFTEGQVVDALVSARSLALQRAPQRALLTVEDLYEGCRRQSNRRLIAFAKRVEPRTNLSFDDLVLPAANKRQLEELRARIACQKQLLGESGFERRLSLGKGLIVMFTGSSGTGKTMAAELLAREQGVDLYKIDLSAVVSKYVGETEKNLSRVFSEAEDCNAMIFFDEADAIFGKRGKVEEAKDRWANIEINFLLQRVEEYSGVVILASNLRQNIDEGFLRRIHVIVEFPFPESKARFNIWRGMFPAEIARPTDEELRAMADIFRLPGGSIRNIVVDAAARALGEANGHRPAISLRHLALSTAREYQKLGKPITKGEFGMKFFDWIQEEILMNAKE; encoded by the coding sequence ATGGTCTCATTCGAAGCCGCTCAACAACAATCGTATGAAACCGCTGAGGCGACGGTCAGCCAGCGCCCCTACGGATTTGCGCGGCCTCTGGCATCCGCGCCGCCAGGCATCGAAGGCCTGCCGCACGGCGCATACACCTGCGGCGAGGAGCATTTGTGGGACGAACTGCGGCGGATTGATCAATTGGTGCGCGCGCAAACGCTGCGCTGGCGATTGACGATAGGCGAAAGCAAACCCGAACGGCTGTGGGGAATGGTTCACGTCACCGATGCCGAGGTCGAGCGGTTTCTTCAATCAGATTTTCTGCGGCCCGGCGATTTGCCCGCGGAGATCGAGCGCGAGATGGCCGTTTACTGGCAGGCAGCCGATGAAATTGCCGCGAGCATTCAAACGCGCTGCCAAAACTCCCCGCCGCCGATTGAATTGCGCCTGCGACGGATTGAACGACTTTTCAGCCTTTCGCCGTTTGAACGTGACGTCCTGCTGGTTTGCCTTTTGCCTGAGTTGGACGGGCGCTACCGCCGCTTGTTCGGCTACTTACTGGACGATGCTTCGCGCACGCGTCCGACGGTAGAGCTGGTGACTCAAATTCTGCATCCGGTGGCGCGCCAGGTTGTGACAGCACGAACGGCGTTTGAAAGCGCCGAGCCGTTGTTGGCGCAACGCCTGATTGTGCTCGGTAACGAGGCTTACGGCGACGAAACCTTACCGATGCGTTCGCTGCGTTGCGACGACCGGATTGCCAATTACCTGCTCGGCGGCGACGCGGTGGACAGCCGGATCAAAGATGTTCTTTCGATTGCCGATTGCACGGCTGAACGGAGCGGCGAAGCCTCGCCCCAATGGGACGGATTGATTGCCGATCAACAGCACGTGAAGCGTGTGAAGCATCTGGCCGAATGGTGGCGACAGGAGCGAGCCGAACGCTGCGCTCGCGCGACCATCTTGCTACACGGCTCTTATGGAAGCGGGCGCCGCAAAGTCGCGCACGCATTTTGTGCGGCGGCCCAAACGCCGCTGCTGGTTGCGGACGTCGGCGCAGCGCTGCGAACCGGCGATTGGGAACGGACGGTTGACCTTTGCTTCCGAGAAGCAATGTTGCGCGACGCCGCTGTGTACTGGGCCGGGTGTGAATCCTTGCTGGACCGCCAGCAGCAATCCGATCAGCCTAACTCGCAGTCGCATCATTGGGATCATCTGGTCGCCGCCGCCGAACGCTTTCGCGGATTGACCTTCTTCGCCAGCCGGACGGCGTGGGATCCGGCGAACCGTTTCCACGAATCTTCGTTTCTGCGGCTGGACTTTCAAACGCCCGATTACGCGCTGCGGCAACAGATCTGGCAGCGCCATCTGCCCGGCGCCGAAAACTTCGCTGAGCCTGCGCCTGACCGTTCGGCATTGGCCGGAACGCTGGCCAACGCATTTCAATTCACCGAAGGCCAGGTGGTGGATGCGCTGGTTTCAGCGCGAAGCCTGGCGCTGCAACGCGCTCCGCAACGCGCGCTTTTGACCGTCGAAGACCTTTACGAAGGCTGCCGTCGCCAATCCAATCGGCGTTTGATCGCCTTTGCCAAACGCGTCGAACCGCGCACCAATCTGAGCTTCGATGATTTGGTCCTGCCTGCGGCGAACAAACGTCAGCTCGAAGAACTGCGCGCGCGCATCGCCTGCCAGAAACAATTGCTCGGCGAATCGGGATTTGAACGGCGGCTGAGCCTTGGCAAAGGACTGATCGTTATGTTCACCGGTTCATCGGGAACCGGAAAGACGATGGCCGCCGAACTGTTGGCGCGCGAACAGGGCGTTGACCTCTACAAAATTGACCTGTCGGCAGTCGTCAGCAAATACGTCGGCGAGACCGAAAAGAATCTCAGCCGTGTTTTCTCTGAAGCCGAAGACTGCAACGCCATGATCTTTTTCGACGAAGCCGACGCCATCTTCGGCAAACGCGGCAAAGTCGAAGAGGCCAAAGACCGCTGGGCCAACATTGAAATCAACTTCCTGTTGCAGCGCGTGGAAGAATATTCCGGCGTGGTGATTTTGGCGTCGAACCTGCGGCAGAACATTGACGAAGGCTTCCTGCGCCGCATCCACGTCATCGTCGAATTTCCTTTCCCCGAATCCAAAGCCCGATTCAACATCTGGCGTGGGATGTTTCCGGCGGAGATCGCTCGCCCCACAGATGAAGAGCTTCGCGCAATGGCCGATATCTTCCGCCTGCCCGGCGGCAGCATCCGAAACATTGTCGTGGACGCCGCCGCCCGCGCGCTCGGCGAAGCCAACGGCCACAGGCCGGCAATCAGCCTACGCCATTTGGCGCTGTCCACCGCCCGCGAATACCAGAAACTCGGCAAGCCCATCACAAAAGGCGAATTCGGGATGAAGTTTTTCGATTGGATCCAGGAAGAGATTCTGATGAACGCGAAAGAGTAG
- a CDS encoding OmpA family protein, with the protein MAKRKTQKMVARSPVADESTKPPAQGAFITAPPKRADETMDAASATERMTDSELPAGAGERAQMMKAAQQTVGNTRVSRMVSTGAQNELAISRGEQLPPTGPSASPAIQRVEALMQLAQTPEAIRAALAADPSLGAAIQAFFAMGNDNPTLNSLLAQAFPSGGRLAAVNESAGKTTDKPEQTTTDKAGTGAGATLPGDRADSKVLTKGTYKWSLSAETTSRPKFTADFKPDHTKVEAKTVSFAQTVVNQQGANRFYPGGTRADPAKEKATYEPFEETTKHTRIDFHPGTENDPYYGAQWDQATKKWVKEATPGSAVGSSERGVSSTSATMQDRPERDPVARESKGDVVTEFETVPIVLETREPLGSLKWGLKIKDQADAPLELTGATKADCVDAPSAEWGKAMDKFYEARFDTILDNFDIAKFDLKPDHKTKLDGIVTRMKANPALKAQLGGAADLTGGEEFNQKLSLKRAEAARDYLVAKGIAAGRIEVESYSFDWARVEAAKGTSEGKNRRVQVWLR; encoded by the coding sequence GTGGCCAAAAGAAAGACACAAAAGATGGTCGCGCGATCGCCTGTCGCAGACGAATCCACGAAACCGCCGGCGCAGGGCGCGTTCATTACGGCGCCGCCCAAGCGGGCGGATGAAACGATGGATGCCGCGAGTGCCACGGAGAGGATGACGGATTCGGAACTGCCAGCAGGCGCTGGCGAGCGCGCCCAGATGATGAAGGCCGCTCAGCAGACAGTCGGCAACACACGTGTCAGCAGGATGGTGAGCACCGGTGCGCAAAACGAGCTTGCCATCAGTCGTGGGGAGCAACTGCCTCCGACCGGCCCTTCTGCATCACCAGCTATCCAGCGTGTCGAGGCGCTGATGCAATTGGCGCAGACCCCCGAGGCAATCCGGGCGGCGCTGGCCGCTGATCCGTCGCTGGGCGCGGCCATCCAGGCATTCTTCGCGATGGGCAATGACAATCCCACACTCAACAGCCTGCTCGCGCAGGCGTTCCCGTCCGGAGGGCGCTTGGCGGCAGTAAACGAGTCCGCTGGCAAGACGACGGACAAGCCCGAACAGACGACGACGGACAAAGCAGGTACGGGTGCCGGAGCCACGCTTCCCGGGGATCGAGCGGATAGCAAGGTGCTGACCAAGGGCACGTACAAGTGGAGCCTATCGGCCGAGACGACTTCGCGCCCCAAGTTCACGGCCGACTTCAAACCCGACCACACAAAGGTCGAGGCCAAGACCGTGAGTTTCGCCCAGACGGTTGTCAACCAGCAAGGCGCAAATCGATTCTACCCAGGAGGCACGCGCGCCGATCCGGCGAAGGAGAAGGCCACTTACGAGCCGTTCGAAGAGACGACCAAACACACGCGCATAGACTTCCACCCCGGCACGGAAAACGATCCGTACTACGGTGCGCAGTGGGACCAGGCGACGAAGAAGTGGGTGAAGGAGGCGACACCAGGCTCCGCAGTGGGCAGTTCCGAGAGGGGCGTGTCGTCTACCTCGGCCACGATGCAGGATCGACCCGAGCGCGATCCAGTGGCGCGCGAGAGCAAAGGCGATGTGGTCACCGAGTTCGAGACAGTGCCCATCGTGCTCGAAACGCGCGAGCCGCTCGGTTCTCTGAAATGGGGCCTCAAAATCAAGGATCAGGCGGATGCGCCGCTCGAGCTCACGGGGGCGACAAAGGCCGATTGCGTCGATGCCCCGTCGGCCGAATGGGGCAAGGCGATGGACAAGTTCTACGAGGCCCGGTTCGATACCATCCTGGATAATTTCGATATTGCCAAGTTCGATCTGAAGCCAGACCACAAGACCAAACTCGACGGCATCGTAACCAGGATGAAGGCCAATCCGGCTCTGAAAGCACAACTCGGTGGAGCAGCGGACCTGACAGGCGGTGAGGAGTTTAACCAGAAGCTCTCGCTTAAACGCGCTGAAGCGGCGCGAGACTATCTGGTCGCAAAAGGGATCGCTGCGGGAAGGATCGAGGTCGAAAGCTACAGCTTCGATTGGGCCAGAGTCGAAGCGGCGAAGGGAACAAGTGAAGGCAAAAACCGTCGCGTTCAGGTATGGTTGAGGTGA
- a CDS encoding sigma-54-dependent Fis family transcriptional regulator encodes MPAVQALCKSLRERPLILIVDTVEPDDLSALFESGAADFITPPLKAVDILPRIKRLIEQYRQSETIVQRLKKKLGLKQLIGESQSFRAVTEKLPSVARCDATVLISGETGTGKEMFARAIHHLSPRAHHPFIPINCGAIPTELIENELFGHERGAFTDAAVISHGLIYEADGGTLFLDEIDSLPSQAQVKLLRFLQEKEYRSLGSTKTQRADVRVIAASNLNLEEAVQFGKLRRDLYYRLNVIPLHLPPLRERREDIPLLASHFLAKYAAAFGKPSISLSPEAMQKLKLHDWLGNVRELEHIIERAIALTDHPQIQTADFLLPGETPCGCQESLKTAKARCVADFERTYIQELLLTHQGNISKAAKAAQKNRRAFWQLIQKYGIDVQKFRATDLNK; translated from the coding sequence ATGCCGGCGGTGCAAGCTCTTTGCAAAAGTCTCCGCGAACGTCCTCTGATCTTAATTGTTGATACCGTTGAACCGGATGATCTATCCGCGCTTTTCGAAAGCGGTGCGGCGGATTTCATCACCCCTCCGTTGAAAGCCGTGGACATCCTGCCGCGCATAAAGAGATTGATCGAACAATACCGGCAGAGCGAAACCATTGTTCAAAGGCTAAAAAAGAAGCTGGGCTTGAAACAGCTCATCGGTGAAAGCCAGTCGTTTCGCGCGGTGACGGAAAAACTCCCTTCGGTCGCCCGCTGCGACGCCACAGTTTTGATTTCAGGCGAGACAGGCACAGGCAAGGAAATGTTCGCGCGTGCAATTCATCACCTCAGCCCGCGTGCGCACCACCCCTTCATTCCGATCAATTGTGGAGCGATTCCTACCGAGTTGATCGAAAACGAACTGTTTGGACACGAGCGGGGCGCATTCACCGATGCGGCGGTAATAAGTCACGGTTTGATATACGAAGCTGATGGAGGCACGCTGTTTCTGGATGAGATTGATTCGCTGCCTTCGCAAGCTCAGGTCAAACTTCTGCGCTTCTTGCAGGAGAAAGAGTATCGGTCGCTGGGTTCGACAAAGACGCAGCGCGCCGACGTGCGCGTCATCGCAGCATCGAACCTAAATCTGGAAGAGGCTGTGCAGTTCGGCAAATTGCGGCGCGATCTTTACTATCGTCTCAACGTCATCCCGTTGCACCTGCCCCCGCTGCGCGAACGCCGCGAAGACATTCCGCTGCTGGCCAGCCATTTTTTGGCCAAGTACGCCGCCGCGTTCGGCAAACCATCAATCAGCCTTTCGCCCGAAGCCATGCAAAAATTGAAACTGCACGACTGGCTCGGAAACGTGCGCGAACTGGAACACATCATCGAACGCGCCATTGCCCTAACCGATCACCCGCAGATTCAAACCGCAGATTTTCTTCTCCCCGGCGAAACTCCCTGCGGCTGCCAGGAATCCCTCAAAACGGCCAAAGCCCGCTGCGTCGCCGATTTCGAGCGCACTTACATTCAAGAACTGCTCTTGACCCATCAAGGCAATATCTCAAAGGCGGCCAAGGCAGCACAGAAGAATCGGCGGGCCTTTTGGCAGTTGATTCAAAAGTATGGGATTGATGTGCAGAAGTTCAGGGCAACCGATCTCAACAAATGA
- a CDS encoding CHAT domain-containing protein — MTMLLWLFLGIVLNGLTSISANPQKTPQLVQNLVLGEVVERSIAGGEQHSYAFTLEAGQYGRITVEQRAVEVVMTLYNEDGRSLIEVDSAGKETASVIASQKTTIRVMVRARQEAGAGGTYLIRMEEHRAAVPEDQARINAERLTAEGALLSVKAAKDSLQGANEKYQAALKLWRELQDEQEEARTCYLLGLGQQAGGELQAAMESYQQSLVLSRREGDRVRENLALNALGTLYFRLGDKPRAIDCYKQALAFSQALGERSLETSILVNLGAVYKAIGDHGQAVDLYRKAVEMARELGDQTSTAAALTNLARLYDLMGDRQNAYATNQQVLLVWRALGNLEGEAVTLKNLGALAEAEGRFVESLEYLTRALALNQAGGNPMREAYIRGDLARIERSSGNFEHSREQIEQSLKIFESLRIQLLNPDVRASFIAANRRYYEFYIDLLMQQHLRSSNETADKPSQNYAAEALRVSESARARALADLIAEARVDIRQGVDVGLLARERELVQTLMTKKAERAALLKLTKKKREEIEQLDREILALGLSYEQAKTAIKRASPQYAALVYPESIGLVEIQQLLDSDTLLLEYALGEERSYLWVVGDDTLHSFTLPGRAVIEAQARGFYERLAAPGETIKYEKPEQKRSRVARAIAELPVVAAALSQTLLAPAGDMLGQKRLLISGDGILNYIPFSALPEPALRKNLSVAQQNPLLVKHEVINLPSASVLAELRRDIFHRQQATRDLAIVADPVFTQNDKRLLLSQNDSSFQNPPTHKEQSYLLPMPVAASKLMTATESSERDTQDLSRLMATRGEAERIARLVPESRRLMALDFEATRDLVISGSLSQYRMLHFATHGLLNSQTPELSGLVFSLVNESGQSQLGVLRLNDVFNLKLAAELVVLSACRTGLGKEVRGEGALSLARGFMYAGVPRVISSLWAINDQAAAELMSHLYQQMLLGDKTPAAALRAAQLALWKEKRWSFPYYWAGFILQGEPK, encoded by the coding sequence ATGACAATGCTCCTTTGGTTATTTTTGGGTATTGTCCTGAATGGGCTGACGAGTATCTCGGCCAATCCTCAAAAAACACCACAACTTGTTCAGAATTTAGTGTTGGGTGAAGTTGTCGAACGCTCAATTGCCGGAGGCGAGCAACATAGCTACGCTTTCACGCTGGAGGCAGGACAGTATGGGCGCATCACCGTCGAACAGCGCGCCGTGGAAGTTGTCATGACGCTTTACAACGAAGACGGAAGATCGCTGATAGAAGTTGATAGCGCTGGGAAAGAGACGGCATCAGTGATTGCGTCACAAAAGACAACAATCCGCGTGATGGTGCGTGCCCGGCAGGAGGCGGGTGCAGGCGGAACATACCTGATCCGGATGGAAGAGCACCGGGCTGCCGTTCCGGAAGATCAAGCACGAATCAATGCTGAAAGACTGACCGCTGAAGGGGCACTGCTGAGTGTCAAAGCCGCCAAAGACAGTTTGCAAGGCGCGAATGAAAAGTATCAAGCGGCATTGAAGCTGTGGAGAGAGTTGCAGGACGAGCAAGAAGAGGCGCGCACGTGTTACCTGCTGGGATTGGGTCAACAAGCCGGCGGAGAATTGCAGGCGGCAATGGAAAGTTATCAGCAATCGCTTGTCTTGAGCCGGAGGGAAGGTGACCGTGTGCGCGAAAATCTGGCACTGAATGCGCTGGGCACTCTTTACTTCCGGTTGGGAGACAAGCCCAGAGCAATTGATTGCTATAAACAGGCGCTGGCGTTTAGCCAGGCACTTGGCGAACGCTCCCTGGAAACTTCAATCCTGGTCAATTTGGGCGCGGTTTATAAAGCCATTGGCGATCATGGCCAGGCAGTTGATCTTTATCGGAAAGCCGTGGAAATGGCGCGCGAACTTGGTGATCAAACCTCCACCGCCGCTGCCCTAACCAACTTGGCACGCCTATATGATTTGATGGGCGACAGGCAAAACGCTTATGCCACAAACCAGCAAGTTTTATTGGTTTGGCGCGCGCTGGGCAATTTGGAAGGCGAAGCGGTCACGTTGAAAAATCTTGGGGCACTGGCCGAAGCGGAAGGCCGTTTCGTGGAATCTCTGGAATATCTGACGCGTGCATTGGCGTTGAACCAGGCCGGGGGCAATCCGATGCGCGAAGCATATATTCGCGGCGATCTGGCGCGAATCGAACGATCTTCCGGCAATTTCGAACACTCACGCGAACAGATCGAACAGTCCCTGAAAATTTTCGAGTCCTTGCGGATACAGCTTCTCAATCCGGATGTTCGAGCATCATTTATCGCTGCCAATCGGCGCTATTACGAGTTCTATATTGACTTGTTGATGCAACAACACCTGCGTTCATCGAACGAAACTGCCGACAAACCGTCACAAAACTATGCTGCTGAAGCGTTGCGCGTCAGTGAAAGCGCTCGTGCCCGTGCATTGGCGGATCTGATTGCTGAAGCGCGCGTGGATATACGGCAAGGCGTGGATGTCGGCTTGCTGGCGCGAGAGCGAGAGTTGGTGCAAACGCTAATGACGAAAAAAGCCGAGCGTGCGGCCTTGCTCAAGCTGACAAAGAAGAAGCGAGAAGAGATTGAGCAACTCGACAGGGAAATTCTGGCGCTCGGTTTGTCATACGAACAGGCGAAAACCGCCATCAAACGCGCAAGCCCACAATACGCCGCGCTGGTTTACCCAGAATCCATCGGTTTGGTGGAAATTCAGCAACTGCTTGATTCCGACACATTGTTGTTGGAATACGCGCTTGGGGAAGAGCGGAGTTACTTGTGGGTGGTGGGAGACGACACGTTGCATAGTTTTACGTTGCCGGGCCGCGCAGTGATCGAAGCGCAAGCGCGCGGTTTTTATGAGCGGTTGGCTGCTCCCGGTGAAACGATAAAGTATGAAAAGCCGGAGCAAAAACGGAGTCGTGTTGCTCGCGCCATTGCCGAATTACCCGTGGTCGCCGCAGCGCTTAGCCAGACATTGCTGGCTCCTGCGGGGGACATGTTGGGACAAAAGCGGTTGCTGATTTCCGGCGATGGAATTCTCAATTACATACCTTTTTCTGCGCTGCCAGAACCCGCACTCAGAAAAAACTTGTCGGTTGCGCAACAGAATCCTCTTCTCGTCAAGCACGAAGTCATTAATCTCCCTTCGGCTTCGGTCTTGGCGGAATTGCGGCGAGACATTTTCCATCGCCAACAAGCGACAAGGGATTTGGCAATTGTTGCCGATCCGGTTTTCACGCAGAATGACAAACGATTGCTACTCAGCCAGAACGATTCCTCCTTTCAAAATCCGCCCACGCACAAAGAACAGTCATACTTGTTACCAATGCCGGTTGCAGCTTCCAAGCTCATGACCGCAACCGAAAGCAGCGAGCGCGATACACAGGACCTGTCTCGTTTGATGGCTACACGCGGCGAAGCTGAACGCATTGCCAGATTAGTTCCCGAAAGCCGTAGACTGATGGCGCTGGATTTCGAGGCGACTCGTGATCTGGTGATAAGCGGAAGCCTTAGCCAATATCGGATGCTTCATTTTGCCACGCATGGTTTGCTCAACAGCCAGACGCCGGAACTTTCAGGGCTGGTTTTTTCCCTTGTGAATGAAAGCGGACAGTCACAGTTGGGTGTGTTGCGCTTGAACGATGTTTTCAACCTCAAGCTGGCTGCTGAATTGGTCGTGCTCAGTGCTTGCCGTACCGGGCTGGGAAAAGAGGTCCGAGGGGAAGGCGCACTCAGCCTGGCTCGCGGGTTTATGTATGCTGGTGTCCCCCGCGTAATTTCCAGTCTATGGGCGATAAATGATCAGGCCGCGGCTGAATTGATGAGCCACCTTTATCAGCAAATGCTGCTTGGTGACAAGACGCCGGCAGCAGCATTACGCGCCGCGCAACTTGCCTTGTGGAAAGAAAAACGATGGAGCTTTCCCTATTATTGGGCAGGCTTTATCCTGCAAGGCGAGCCAAAGTAA